Sequence from the Tenrec ecaudatus isolate mTenEca1 chromosome 6, mTenEca1.hap1, whole genome shotgun sequence genome:
AAGGGTTTGTAATTTGCAAGATAACAATTAATATATTTTACTCTATCTACTTAAGTGCCATGTGTTAAAATTAGAATAAATTACTTATGCAATAATATGCACATATAATCAGAACACCAATAAGAGGCTAGAAGGACCATCGGTATCTGTAAATATAGCAGGTTATTTTCTCTATTAGTCTGTAGAAAACCACAAAATCAATAACTCAAACTGAGGAAGGAAAATTGCAcctattttaattaaaatgtacttAAAACCTGCTAAGGCACAAAATCCAGATTGTTGTGGTTCTCAGTTCAGACCTCTGATCTTGGGTGGAGGCTTGATGGGGACCTGCCTTAGGTGACACCCCAGCAAACACCAGGTACTCTCTTTCTCtttgcacagatgtctggctctgAAGCCATGGTACCTGGAAACCAGTCCCTCTGCAGCAAATTCACATTTGTGGCGTTTTCCTCTCTAGGAGAGCTGCAGTCTGTACTCTTCGTTGTGTTCTTGGCCGTCTACTTATTTACGGTGGGAGGAAACCTCATCATCATATGCCTGATCTGGGTCACTCCTTCCCTGCACACTcccatgtatttcttccttgtgaacctcTCCTTCCTGGAGCTGTGCTACATCAGCAGCGTGGTGCCTCAGATGCTGGCACACCTGCTGGTCGAGAACAAGACCATTAGCTTAGAAGGCTGTGCGGCTCAGATGTACATATTCACCATCTTAGGGCTGACAGAATGCTGCCTGCTGGCTgccatggcctatgaccgctttGTAGCCATCTGTTACCCACTGCATTATACTCTGAGGATGAGCCCTCCGGTGTGTTTAAAACTGGCCGCAGCATCTTGGGCCACTGGAATAATGGTGGAGTCAGCCCAAACCACTTGGATCTTCACTCTGCCCTTCTGTGGAACAGGGAGGATTCAGCACTTTTTTTGTGACATCATGCCTGTGGTGAAAC
This genomic interval carries:
- the LOC142451486 gene encoding olfactory receptor 10C1-like, with the translated sequence MSGSEAMVPGNQSLCSKFTFVAFSSLGELQSVLFVVFLAVYLFTVGGNLIIICLIWVTPSLHTPMYFFLVNLSFLELCYISSVVPQMLAHLLVENKTISLEGCAAQMYIFTILGLTECCLLAAMAYDRFVAICYPLHYTLRMSPPVCLKLAAASWATGIMVESAQTTWIFTLPFCGTGRIQHFFCDIMPVVKLACVDTSHNEIVMFAVSVLFIMSPCLLILCSYMRILVAILRIPSAAGRRKAFSTCSSHVLVVSLFYGTALFTYLQPKTAHTPETDKVTALMYTVVTPALNPVIYTLRNKEVKEAFYRVTQRNHL